A window from Opitutia bacterium ISCC 52 encodes these proteins:
- a CDS encoding Gfo/Idh/MocA family oxidoreductase: MNKVRWGVLSTANFARTRFLPGFMQSEWVDVVAVASRNLEGAQAFATEMGIPKAYGSYEELLAADDIHAIYNPLPNHLHVDWSIKVLEAGKHVLCEKPLGLNALDAQRLVDVAARYPKLNAMEAFMFRFHPQWVTAKAWTDAGKIGDLRTIQSFFSYYNVDPTNIRNQADIGGGAMLDIGCYCTSLTRFIFDAEPKRVMGIVERDPVTKIDRKCSGIMEFENGTGSFTTSTQISPYQRVHIVGTTGRIEIEIPFNAPPDVETRMWLETDDGIEETTFPICNQYTLEGDVVSQAILNGDPSPTPLSDAIGNMKVIDAIFESHEQDGWVEM, from the coding sequence ATGAATAAAGTCAGATGGGGAGTCCTCAGTACAGCTAATTTTGCCCGGACACGGTTTCTGCCGGGGTTTATGCAATCGGAATGGGTCGACGTGGTGGCGGTTGCTTCACGTAACCTCGAGGGGGCTCAGGCCTTCGCAACCGAAATGGGGATTCCCAAAGCCTATGGCAGCTATGAGGAGTTACTGGCCGCGGATGACATCCATGCCATTTATAACCCCCTGCCCAATCACTTGCATGTCGACTGGTCTATTAAAGTCCTGGAGGCGGGGAAGCATGTGCTCTGTGAAAAACCACTGGGCCTGAATGCACTGGATGCCCAGCGCCTGGTCGACGTGGCAGCACGCTATCCCAAGCTGAATGCGATGGAGGCCTTCATGTTTCGCTTTCACCCCCAATGGGTCACCGCCAAAGCCTGGACCGACGCGGGCAAGATTGGCGACCTGCGGACCATTCAATCCTTCTTTTCCTACTACAACGTGGATCCCACCAATATCCGCAACCAAGCCGACATCGGCGGGGGAGCCATGCTCGACATCGGCTGTTACTGCACCTCGTTGACTCGCTTCATTTTCGATGCGGAACCCAAACGGGTCATGGGTATCGTCGAACGCGATCCGGTCACTAAGATAGATCGGAAATGCTCAGGGATCATGGAGTTTGAGAACGGAACCGGTAGCTTTACCACTTCCACTCAGATCTCCCCTTACCAGCGTGTCCATATCGTGGGTACGACCGGGCGGATAGAAATCGAAATCCCTTTTAATGCCCCACCCGACGTGGAGACGCGCATGTGGTTGGAAACGGATGACGGTATTGAGGAAACGACCTTCCCCATCTGCAATCAATACACCCTGGAGGGTGACGTGGTCTCACAGGCCATTCTCAACGGTGACCCTAGCCCAACGCCCTTGAGTGACGCCATAGGTAACATGAAGGTGATCGACGCGATTTTTGAAAGCCACGAACAGGATGGCTGGGTG
- a CDS encoding Gfo/Idh/MocA family oxidoreductase, which translates to MTNSQPKRIAFIGAGDISLLHAEAIAACPSAELAGLWSIDVELNQEKAERYRCPIYESAEDLVADPSVDAVFILTNLETHTQYATLAMNAGKAVLIEKPLAPTISELEQLKACAEKNGVVLCPGHNYIHEPSLHRTRELLHSGRLGKLVAVYIHYHIHHPEEVARRYPGVIRHILTHHSYLLSYLGEPYHAPVAVSAMKSVIHYDDFEGEDLAILNLRLNSGAIAHFCADFAADDHSADPWTFVVKVIGTDGATRFSYRDWVENKPGVVHSHTWSAYGWHIREEVRHFIEECLSKGTAPLSTIDDAITAQRIIEASEQSIAERREIDL; encoded by the coding sequence ATGACGAATTCCCAACCAAAGCGCATCGCCTTTATCGGAGCGGGTGACATCTCGCTCCTTCATGCTGAAGCCATTGCCGCCTGTCCGAGTGCAGAACTGGCAGGCTTATGGTCGATCGATGTCGAGCTGAATCAGGAAAAAGCCGAGCGCTATAGATGTCCCATTTATGAATCGGCAGAAGACCTGGTGGCAGATCCGTCAGTCGATGCCGTCTTCATTCTGACTAATCTCGAGACACACACTCAGTACGCCACCCTCGCAATGAATGCCGGGAAAGCCGTGCTGATCGAAAAGCCTCTGGCACCGACCATTTCCGAGCTGGAGCAACTCAAAGCCTGCGCCGAGAAAAACGGGGTCGTCTTGTGCCCGGGACACAACTACATCCACGAGCCATCATTGCACCGTACCCGTGAGCTGCTCCACAGCGGTCGACTTGGCAAACTGGTCGCCGTTTATATTCACTACCACATTCATCATCCCGAGGAAGTGGCGCGCCGCTATCCGGGTGTCATTAGGCACATCCTTACTCATCATAGCTACCTGCTGAGTTACCTGGGCGAGCCCTACCATGCTCCGGTGGCCGTGTCCGCGATGAAGTCGGTTATCCACTACGACGACTTTGAGGGCGAAGACCTGGCCATACTCAACCTGCGATTGAATTCCGGAGCCATCGCCCACTTCTGTGCCGACTTTGCCGCCGACGATCATTCCGCCGACCCCTGGACCTTTGTTGTGAAAGTCATCGGCACCGACGGTGCGACCCGCTTCAGCTACCGCGACTGGGTCGAAAACAAACCAGGCGTCGTTCACTCACACACCTGGTCCGCCTACGGCTGGCACATCCGGGAAGAAGTCCGCCACTTCATTGAAGAATGCCTTAGCAAAGGCACCGCGCCACTATCCACCATCGACGACGCCATCACCGCTCAGCGCATCATCGAAGCCAGCGAACAATCCATCGCTGAACGCCGCGAAATTGATCTGTGA
- a CDS encoding Plug domain-containing protein, which produces MKKIITLCIASVLLPTAFIKAQVSEDEENKDESIFELSPFTIQEDESIGYQALSTLAGTRIKTALRDTGAAISIITPEFLEDVGAVDAASVLSYSLNTEVSGEQGNFAGGVETGDDRSNPAVNGQRVRGISPASLTRGYFLTDIPFDSYNTTRITINRGPNSLLFGVANPGGVINNQVKLATTGDDFATIKFRLGERGGNRQEIDLDKVLIKDRLAIRIVGVNEDIRFKQEPAYETDQRLHFSLEAVLFENEGSDIFGKTVFKGNWEDGTIDGTPAMVVPPADSVTGWFEQQNKGHREVIERMSGITLPGYIDNSFEDSYGPFVPHTIINTIPGVPSGRQAGMNARLSAWVNIPLTWNHIGQVVPSTGLPGQPEVAGVLGRVIWNKAPQYGRGRFETPMHINDFWYNSVPGFSSPRIPQSMLDNETLLWTGTTSNVRHDFDVKNISLEQSLFNGKGGIEIVVDEQMYERNVSIPFDDYSGSQNDWRIDVSSHLTNDQPNPNVGRILGWGGNDPQYFSTAREAERATIFYEFDFTDLEGIGGYLGKHVFTGLYNKQTIDQLNRSYRMIWNDGSAYKVASDIFTGNQTGGRRRMWHYHYLTDNLVGKQLSDVKITDYITPRLPQEGDTYFLSWNDHPTPSANPNGVNVPADPEAYVAGTGDPSYYDTFTAHKQLMSAYRNEQVINSEALSWQSKFLNDNVVGLLGWRTDESINTGQASVDKDSDGNPLPGQQELSDISEVVEGSTLTQSLVVHSPIKLGSTSISAHYNSSENFSPEATRRNIKGNVIPSPSGETEEIGIGMEFLDGAVSLRISKYEMTMDYADAYMTGPINGVLAPLGRVRWGMMEADGAPWQDVYDVMYDDRNRFPDAKHFNSYDELFTALGNYLPRDIESLINGRYNADGDYEYDRIVGAAATRSFTSEGTEIELVGNLTNNWRVALNVGQQETITANSVPVLAEVANEVLEGYKREGLWGHQDAPDNDADSTFGSRFNGATLIPIAAAQARDGTVSLEQRKWRINFATNYNFTEGALKGFGIGGSYRYQSEVAIGYENMISPDGLVVPVIDNPHMGPTMWNGDMWISYKRPLTDKIDMKLQLNIRNLLGDDDLIPVSANPDGRIIAYRNSNPRDIFLTSTFSF; this is translated from the coding sequence ATGAAAAAGATCATAACCTTATGCATAGCTTCTGTACTTTTACCGACTGCCTTCATTAAAGCCCAGGTAAGCGAAGATGAAGAAAACAAAGATGAAAGTATATTTGAACTTTCGCCATTCACAATCCAAGAGGATGAATCGATAGGCTACCAAGCTTTATCCACATTAGCTGGTACCAGAATTAAAACTGCGCTTAGGGACACGGGTGCGGCTATCTCCATAATAACTCCTGAATTTTTAGAAGATGTAGGTGCTGTGGACGCTGCCTCTGTTTTGTCTTACAGCCTGAATACAGAGGTGTCAGGGGAACAGGGAAATTTCGCAGGTGGTGTGGAAACTGGTGATGACCGTAGTAACCCAGCAGTTAACGGACAACGTGTTCGTGGTATTTCACCCGCTTCCCTAACCAGAGGTTATTTTCTTACAGACATTCCTTTTGATTCCTATAATACGACCAGAATCACAATAAATCGGGGGCCAAATTCACTACTATTTGGCGTAGCGAACCCAGGAGGAGTCATAAATAATCAGGTAAAACTAGCCACCACAGGAGATGATTTCGCTACAATTAAATTTCGACTTGGAGAACGTGGAGGCAATCGGCAAGAAATCGATCTAGACAAAGTTCTAATAAAGGATCGCTTGGCCATCAGAATCGTAGGGGTAAATGAAGATATAAGATTCAAACAAGAACCTGCGTATGAAACAGATCAGCGCCTTCATTTCTCACTTGAAGCTGTTTTGTTTGAAAATGAAGGCTCAGACATATTTGGGAAAACTGTTTTCAAAGGAAATTGGGAAGATGGCACCATTGATGGAACACCCGCTATGGTAGTTCCGCCTGCAGATAGTGTGACCGGCTGGTTTGAACAACAAAATAAAGGTCATCGAGAGGTTATCGAACGGATGTCAGGAATCACACTTCCTGGATACATAGATAATTCCTTTGAAGACTCATATGGGCCATTTGTTCCACATACCATAATAAACACTATCCCCGGAGTTCCCTCAGGTAGACAAGCTGGAATGAACGCCAGATTATCTGCGTGGGTAAATATACCCCTTACTTGGAATCACATTGGGCAAGTTGTTCCATCAACTGGCTTGCCTGGACAACCTGAAGTCGCAGGAGTATTGGGGCGGGTTATTTGGAATAAGGCCCCACAATACGGCCGCGGAAGATTTGAGACTCCAATGCACATTAATGATTTTTGGTATAATAGTGTTCCTGGCTTTTCGAGCCCACGCATACCGCAATCGATGTTGGATAATGAAACCTTATTATGGACTGGGACAACTTCTAATGTGCGACACGACTTTGACGTTAAAAACATTTCCTTAGAACAAAGTTTATTTAACGGTAAAGGTGGAATTGAGATAGTGGTTGATGAACAAATGTATGAGAGAAATGTTTCCATACCTTTTGATGACTACAGCGGTAGCCAAAACGATTGGCGGATTGATGTTAGCTCTCATTTAACAAACGACCAACCTAACCCCAACGTCGGCAGAATACTTGGCTGGGGAGGAAATGATCCGCAATATTTCTCAACCGCCAGAGAAGCAGAAAGAGCTACTATTTTTTACGAATTCGATTTCACAGACTTGGAAGGCATTGGAGGTTATCTTGGGAAGCATGTATTTACCGGGCTGTATAATAAACAAACAATCGACCAGCTAAATAGAAGCTATAGAATGATATGGAATGATGGCAGCGCTTACAAAGTGGCATCTGATATCTTTACAGGTAATCAAACCGGTGGAAGGCGCAGAATGTGGCATTATCACTACCTGACTGATAACTTAGTTGGAAAACAATTAAGTGATGTTAAAATAACAGATTATATCACTCCTCGATTACCTCAAGAAGGCGACACGTATTTTCTTTCATGGAATGACCACCCCACACCAAGTGCGAACCCAAATGGGGTAAATGTACCAGCTGATCCTGAAGCATATGTGGCTGGCACCGGGGATCCTTCCTACTACGATACGTTCACAGCGCATAAACAGCTTATGTCTGCATATAGAAACGAACAAGTTATCAATTCAGAAGCTCTTAGCTGGCAAAGCAAATTTCTAAATGATAACGTAGTAGGTCTATTAGGATGGAGAACTGATGAATCAATCAATACTGGACAAGCTTCCGTTGACAAGGATAGCGATGGTAATCCTCTTCCTGGACAACAAGAACTATCAGATATCTCTGAAGTGGTTGAAGGTAGCACTTTAACCCAAAGTCTCGTAGTTCACTCGCCCATAAAGCTTGGATCGACAAGCATAAGTGCTCATTACAATTCCTCCGAGAACTTTTCACCTGAAGCTACTCGACGGAATATCAAAGGGAATGTTATACCATCACCTTCAGGCGAAACAGAAGAAATTGGAATTGGAATGGAATTCCTAGATGGAGCAGTTTCTCTTAGGATTAGTAAGTATGAGATGACCATGGATTATGCAGATGCCTACATGACTGGTCCTATTAATGGCGTCCTAGCTCCACTTGGTAGAGTCAGGTGGGGAATGATGGAGGCAGATGGAGCACCATGGCAAGATGTCTATGACGTCATGTATGACGACCGTAATCGATTCCCAGATGCTAAACATTTTAATAGCTACGACGAACTATTTACAGCATTGGGGAATTATCTCCCACGAGATATTGAATCTTTAATTAATGGGCGGTACAACGCAGACGGTGATTATGAGTACGATCGAATTGTTGGTGCAGCTGCAACAAGATCATTTACTTCCGAAGGCACTGAAATTGAATTAGTCGGAAACTTAACCAATAATTGGCGTGTAGCCTTAAATGTTGGTCAGCAAGAAACTATTACAGCTAACTCGGTACCGGTTTTAGCCGAAGTAGCTAATGAGGTGTTAGAAGGCTATAAAAGAGAAGGTCTTTGGGGTCACCAAGATGCTCCGGACAACGATGCGGATTCTACATTCGGCAGTAGATTCAATGGAGCTACCTTGATACCAATAGCAGCAGCACAGGCTAGGGATGGAACTGTTTCTTTAGAACAGCGCAAATGGAGGATAAACTTTGCTACTAATTACAATTTCACTGAAGGAGCCCTGAAAGGTTTTGGAATTGGAGGATCATACCGTTATCAATCTGAGGTAGCAATAGGATATGAAAATATGATAAGTCCAGATGGCTTGGTTGTACCAGTTATCGATAACCCGCATATGGGGCCCACTATGTGGAATGGAGACATGTGGATTAGCTATAAAAGACCTTTGACTGACAAGATTGATATGAAGCTTCAATTAAATATAAGAAACTTACTTGGAGATGATGACCTTATTCCCGTATCTGCAAATCCTGACGGTAGGATAATAGCATACAGAAATTCTAACCCACGAGATATATTCTTGACTAGCACCTTCAGCTTCTAA